Proteins from a single region of Leptotrichia trevisanii DSM 22070:
- a CDS encoding DeoR/GlpR family DNA-binding transcription regulator, with product MFLDERLEKILEILKNEKKVKVTDLAEKFNVSEVIIRKNLKRLEQEGKLKRTHGGAILLKELAHFSTLEERVINRTKPKEIIARKIIENIESGETIFFDITSINYIAAEYLANSQKEITLITNMPSITTHFNKNSKIDIIMIGGEYNKEIGGNVGIEAINYIKKYNVDKSFIGSAGIDLEAGKVMNFEANDGNTKKEIMNISKKIFLATEYRKLGILGNYKFSNLSDFDVFICEKDKKDFLESYKKIFDKFEVKII from the coding sequence ATGTTTTTGGATGAAAGACTGGAAAAAATACTGGAAATTCTGAAAAATGAGAAAAAAGTAAAAGTTACTGATTTGGCGGAAAAATTTAATGTTTCGGAAGTTATTATAAGAAAAAACCTAAAAAGGCTGGAGCAGGAAGGAAAGCTGAAAAGAACCCATGGAGGTGCAATCTTGCTAAAAGAACTCGCACATTTCAGCACACTTGAAGAAAGAGTCATAAATAGAACAAAACCAAAGGAAATTATTGCAAGAAAAATCATAGAAAATATCGAAAGTGGAGAAACAATATTTTTTGATATTACAAGTATAAACTACATCGCAGCAGAATATCTTGCAAATTCTCAAAAGGAAATAACCCTTATCACGAATATGCCTAGCATAACAACACATTTTAATAAAAATTCAAAAATAGACATCATTATGATAGGTGGCGAATATAACAAGGAAATTGGTGGAAATGTTGGAATAGAAGCTATTAACTATATAAAAAAATACAATGTGGATAAGAGCTTTATCGGAAGTGCCGGAATAGACTTGGAAGCTGGAAAAGTGATGAACTTTGAAGCAAATGATGGAAATACAAAAAAAGAAATTATGAATATTTCAAAAAAAATATTTTTAGCAACTGAATACAGAAAATTAGGTATTCTTGGAAATTATAAGTTTAGTAATTTATCAGATTTTGATGTATTTATTTGTGAAAAAGATAAAAAAGATTTTTTAGAAAGTTATAAAAAAATTTTTGATAAATTTGAAGTGAAAATTATATAG